The following nucleotide sequence is from Sulfurirhabdus autotrophica.
AAAAGCGTGCCGAGATATCCTTTAAGCATGTGATTTACCAATGACTCGGGTGTGATCAGCGTCATCTTAGAGATATATGCCAATGCATCGTCTGGCAAGATCAAGTCAATATTGCGGCTCCAAGGGCTACCTGGATGCATCCAGAAACGACGGCGGAATGTGTAAAGTTTTTCAGCATTCAACCAGGCTAGCCGTATTAACCAGGAACTGAGAAGCTCATCTGGAAGTGGCGGGCACCTGACTGGCAGTATTGGAGCCTTCATCGACTCCGGTAGTAAACAATCAGCGCTCGTATCGGTTTCGAAGGGAAGGGGGGTTCCAGCCGAGTGTTTTGAGATAGCCACGTTGAACCATTTCCTGTGTGATGGTTTCACCGCCTGCCAAAATGGCATCCTTGGCAAGCTTTTGGAGTAATTTCATTAGTTCTCCTATAGTGCCTTCACTCTCTTCATGAAGCCGCTTTGCAATAATTGGGTCATGCAACTTACTTTTGTGCTTAAGGCCTAACTTGGGTTCAATCGTGGCGAGCAACCTCAGGTAGTCCTCATCCAATTCCCACTTGGGCAAAAATACGGGTTCAAAGCGGTTGGCTATTTGAGGATCTGACTGCAGGACGTTCAGTGTTTCAGGCGTGCCTGCCACAATGATGGGAATACTCAGTTCGTTGCCCAGATATTTAATTCCATTCAAAAAGCGACGCAGCCGCGTGCCGCTGCCGGCAAGCGTATTTTGGAATTCATCCAGAATGATCATGCGGGTTTCTAAATTGGTAAGTAACATCCGGATACGTTGCAATTTGGAGTCAGCCGTTTCTCGGGCACCGGCAGTAGCAAAAAGCGAAGTTAGGATGTCAGCGTAAAGACGCCCCTCATTAGGCTCTGGCGGCGCTTGCAACATGAGGATGGGTAACGTTGGATGTTCCAGATAGGCTTCTTCAGTCGGTGTATGGCGACGGCAAAACGTTTTGAGCACCATGGTTTTGCCGTTGTTTGTCTCGCCGATAATGGCGAGATTGGGCATCCGATGCATTTTCGGGTGATTAAATATGTCCTCCATCTGCTGAATGATGGCCTGCGCGCGAGGATAACCGATCCAGAATGGGCGCTTTATCGCCTGCACCCGACTCTCCGTAGAGAGTGTCGACTCGTTGTTTTCAATGTCTTGGGTCATATTTCTTCCACATCATCGAAGGGGCGGATATCATCTATATCCATGTCAATCAGAGTGGATGGCGTTTGCGGTATAGCCTCTGAACTGGCCTGTTTATCCAGCGCAATGCGCCGTTGATATCGCTTGGCTTGAGATATCCGGGTGCGCTTGGTCTGAGTGCGTGCTTCATCTTCGATGCGCCGCATTTCGTCGAAGGCCGCAAAGATCACCTCTTGATTCTCGGCCTTTTTGCCTTGCTCTTTGAGATAACGCTGGACGGCATGTAACTCCCATAGGCTGATCGCCGGGAAACGCGGATTTTGATAGGGAATTCGGAAGTGCTGTTTCACCTCTGGGTCAAAAAACAAGAGATAACTGATATCCCTCGGATCGCGGCGAACAATGAACTTGCGCTTTGCCCGAATGCTTTCAGTGGCTTTAGCCCCGATCCATCGCGAAAGTACATCGGCCTGGTAAAAAATCCCATCCATGGAGATTCCATAAGGCTGGATGGTTCGCATTTCGAACGGAAGAAAGTCGATGTGCAGTTTTTCTTCATTGGTTGGTCCTGGCGGGTAGCCTGTGCCGGGATGTTGTTCATCCCCAACAATACCCTGTTCGTACTTGGTTATCGGGGGCATCTTCAAGTCACTATGGATCCGATGATGGTAGGCGCCAAGAACCAGACTGGCAAACCAAGTCTCAAACTCACCCAAAGTCATGGCTGCCTTACGCTCGGGATTATAGTTTCCCAAATCGGTAGATCGGGAGCGCGTTGTTCCTGGAAGCGCATGGATTTCTTTCATCAACGTGCCCATTAGGCGCTCAATGTGTCCGCCGTAGTTAGGTTGTTTGACTGGGCGGAATTGCAGGTCAATTCCATATTCCTGGCAAGCCATTTTGAGAGCGTTACCGCGGAACTCCTTGGCATTGTCCACGTGGATAATGCGCGGCAAGCCTCGGCAAGGCCATGAATAAGATACCTCCAGTTCATTCAATCGCTTTTCTTTGGGTAGAATGGCGTTGGCAATGCACAAGGCTGTGCCCAGTGTGCCGGGCGGGTCAAAGGAGATATAGTAACCGGCAACCATGCGGCTGAACACATCAATAGCGACAGTAATGTAAGGACGCTGAATTGGCAGACGATGCGTTTCATCGACAAGGATGATATCTACCGTTGTATGGTCGATCTGCAAAACGGCATAAGGGAAATCGGCTCCAGGGAAAGATCCTCTAATCGGTTGAAAGCGTCTAGCGGATTTTTTGCCTTCCCTGCCGGTCGCAAGTATTGCTGGTGTAAGTTCTCGAATTCTGCGGCGAAATGTGCTGAGGTGCGGGGCAGCAATACCTTCTTTTCGACACTGACGCTGCACCTCGCGGTAAGCTCGTGTGGGTGAAAGTCCTTGCTCCTGGAGAAATTCGTCACGAATGACCAATTTCATGATGGTTTCTGCCTGGTCGTCGGTACGAGGTTTCCCTTGATCATTACGTTCTCTCCGCAAGAGAGAAGAGACGATACCAGTTGATTCGAATCGCTCTAGCCAGCGATACACTGTGGCCGTATCTACACTGGCCTGTTTGGCTATTTCGCGTACTTGCGATTTTGTACGCTGTGACAGGCCGACTAATGGGGATATGAAGCGAAATCGCTCAATAGCGAGATTCCAGTCATCTTCATCTAGTGCGACCAAATCAAGGCGCGGTGAAGGCGTTTGCAGGGTTATTGCATTTTTAAGGTCAAATAAAGAGCTTTTGGCTACTTCGCCTGACTCGATGTCGATCACTTCGAATTCGGTCATGCTTAATAGTCGGCGGACACAAAAACGGCGGCCTTCTCGCTCCATGATAGTACCGGGACGGATGACCGGCATGACATCACTCATCGTTCCACCTGAATGTGATTGGCTTCCAAAATTTGAAGTATGCGCTTTCGATGCTCGCCGCCCATCATCATGGCAAGTTGGGTTCCGGTTTCCAGGCTCCAGATAGGAGACTGCATCGTCAACGGTTGCTTTAAATCCACACCAATTGCGTTGCAGCGTACTAAG
It contains:
- a CDS encoding TniB family NTP-binding protein produces the protein MTQDIENNESTLSTESRVQAIKRPFWIGYPRAQAIIQQMEDIFNHPKMHRMPNLAIIGETNNGKTMVLKTFCRRHTPTEEAYLEHPTLPILMLQAPPEPNEGRLYADILTSLFATAGARETADSKLQRIRMLLTNLETRMIILDEFQNTLAGSGTRLRRFLNGIKYLGNELSIPIIVAGTPETLNVLQSDPQIANRFEPVFLPKWELDEDYLRLLATIEPKLGLKHKSKLHDPIIAKRLHEESEGTIGELMKLLQKLAKDAILAGGETITQEMVQRGYLKTLGWNPPSLRNRYER
- a CDS encoding Mu transposase C-terminal domain-containing protein; translation: MSDVMPVIRPGTIMEREGRRFCVRRLLSMTEFEVIDIESGEVAKSSLFDLKNAITLQTPSPRLDLVALDEDDWNLAIERFRFISPLVGLSQRTKSQVREIAKQASVDTATVYRWLERFESTGIVSSLLRRERNDQGKPRTDDQAETIMKLVIRDEFLQEQGLSPTRAYREVQRQCRKEGIAAPHLSTFRRRIRELTPAILATGREGKKSARRFQPIRGSFPGADFPYAVLQIDHTTVDIILVDETHRLPIQRPYITVAIDVFSRMVAGYYISFDPPGTLGTALCIANAILPKEKRLNELEVSYSWPCRGLPRIIHVDNAKEFRGNALKMACQEYGIDLQFRPVKQPNYGGHIERLMGTLMKEIHALPGTTRSRSTDLGNYNPERKAAMTLGEFETWFASLVLGAYHHRIHSDLKMPPITKYEQGIVGDEQHPGTGYPPGPTNEEKLHIDFLPFEMRTIQPYGISMDGIFYQADVLSRWIGAKATESIRAKRKFIVRRDPRDISYLLFFDPEVKQHFRIPYQNPRFPAISLWELHAVQRYLKEQGKKAENQEVIFAAFDEMRRIEDEARTQTKRTRISQAKRYQRRIALDKQASSEAIPQTPSTLIDMDIDDIRPFDDVEEI